The DNA sequence CCTGCTCGCCTTCGGAGCCCTGCTCTTCCAGCTCGTCATCGACGTCTCCGCCGCGTACGCGCTCTCCAAGCTCCGCCCGGTCCTGGGCAACGCCGTCCTCGCGATGATGCTGGCCACCCTGATGCTGCCGGTGTCCGCCCTGCTCGTACCCGCGTACCTCACCGTCGTGGACGTCCCCCTCGTCCATGTGAACCTGATCAACACGCCGTTCGCGATCTGGCTGCCCGCCGCGGCGAACGCCTTCAACGTCTTCATCCTCAAACGGTTCTTCGACCAGATCCCCGCGGAACTGCTCGACGCGGCCCGGATCGACGGCGCGGGCACCGTGCGGATCCTGATCTCGGTGATCCTCCCGCTGTCCCGTCCGGTGCTGGCCGTCGTGTCGATCTTCGCCGTGGTCGGAGTCTGGAAGGACTTCCTCTGGCCGATGCTCGTCCTGCCGGACGAGAGCAAGCAGCCGGTCACCGTCGCCCTGAACCGCCTCGCGGAATTCATGCCGGCCAACCAGCTCCTCGCCGGCATGGTCATGGCGAGCATCCCGCTGCTGGTCCTCTTCCTCGTCTTCCAGCGGCACATCATCTCCGGCCTCACCGCCGGAAGCCTCA is a window from the Streptomyces sp. NBC_01244 genome containing:
- a CDS encoding carbohydrate ABC transporter permease encodes the protein MAATEPRSRTLIAPAELTRPVGRFLHRFVLGATLTGFTLAFVFPLYWMTTGALKSSAELAQPHPTLLPSSWHPESYTEAWTNTGLAGYFSNTLLLAFGALLFQLVIDVSAAYALSKLRPVLGNAVLAMMLATLMLPVSALLVPAYLTVVDVPLVHVNLINTPFAIWLPAAANAFNVFILKRFFDQIPAELLDAARIDGAGTVRILISVILPLSRPVLAVVSIFAVVGVWKDFLWPMLVLPDESKQPVTVALNRLAEFMPANQLLAGMVMASIPLLVLFLVFQRHIISGLTAGSLKG